One Verrucomicrobiota bacterium DNA segment encodes these proteins:
- the pduL gene encoding phosphate propanoyltransferase produces the protein MIKGNPSYDRGTVEQLVRQALKNQLAGAASRTGKTVPLLVVNSSARHCHLTQEAVEKLFGAGHKLTVFKWLYQEGQFAANETVTLIGPKKRIIPNLRILGPCRNLNQVELAYSDSIQLGLDIPVRMSADISGTTSGILIGPKGSWEMPDGIIRASRHVHMSPSDAEFYGVKHLDNMKLRITAPKCTTVFEDMLVRVDPSFKLEVHIDTDEANACDLDRAEQVELV, from the coding sequence ATGATTAAGGGGAATCCAAGTTATGATCGTGGCACTGTCGAGCAACTCGTCCGCCAGGCGCTGAAAAATCAATTAGCAGGTGCTGCATCGAGGACGGGTAAAACTGTTCCATTATTAGTCGTAAATTCTTCCGCGCGCCACTGCCATCTTACTCAGGAAGCCGTCGAAAAACTTTTTGGTGCCGGGCACAAGCTCACCGTTTTCAAATGGCTTTACCAAGAAGGGCAATTTGCGGCGAATGAAACCGTTACTTTGATCGGGCCGAAGAAAAGGATCATCCCGAATCTCCGCATTCTCGGGCCATGCCGGAATCTTAACCAAGTCGAGCTTGCTTACAGCGATTCGATCCAGCTCGGGTTAGATATTCCCGTCCGGATGTCCGCGGATATTTCAGGGACTACCAGCGGGATATTGATCGGGCCGAAAGGCTCGTGGGAAATGCCCGATGGGATTATCCGTGCCTCACGCCATGTTCATATGAGCCCATCTGATGCGGAGTTTTACGGTGTCAAACACTTGGATAATATGAAACTGCGGATCACAGCCCCTAAATGTACGACCGTTTTTGAAGACATGCTCGTGCGTGTAGATCCCTCATTTAAACTCGAGGTCCACATCGATACCGATGAGGCAAATGCCTGTGATCTCGACAGGGCGGAACAGGTAGAGCTCGTCTAA
- a CDS encoding AEC family transporter: MSGWINQGINGVVIMADYLRILESVMPIFLIMILGAGVRARGWLNKQADDTLMKLAINLLFPCLILEKIIGNKALDSAENLFLPPVLGFFAAAIGFLVAYVSSRWLGLDKEFKRRTFAMTVGVFNFGYIPIPLIMDFFGVKTLGVLFVFNLGVDVAIWTVGISLLTGANPFKEWRRLFSGPLIAIFLGLILNLLVERSHIPVTCITLMQMLGGAAIPVILLLIGAVMYDYFQPGILKEGVSTSLGAAFLRLIFLPAIFLIVAKFLPMSEELRQVIAVQAAMGSGVFPLVMTRHYKGDVPTAFRVIFTTSILSLVTIPLWLRFGLWLIH, encoded by the coding sequence TTGTCAGGGTGGATAAATCAGGGGATTAATGGGGTGGTTATTATGGCGGACTATTTGCGCATACTCGAATCGGTGATGCCGATTTTCCTGATTATGATCCTGGGTGCCGGTGTGCGCGCCCGTGGATGGCTAAATAAGCAGGCTGATGACACGCTGATGAAACTGGCGATTAACCTGCTTTTCCCCTGCTTGATCCTAGAGAAAATCATCGGAAATAAAGCTTTGGACTCAGCGGAGAATCTTTTCTTGCCGCCAGTCTTGGGTTTTTTTGCGGCGGCAATCGGGTTCCTTGTAGCCTATGTGTCGAGTCGGTGGCTAGGGCTCGATAAAGAGTTTAAAAGGCGCACTTTTGCGATGACTGTCGGGGTGTTTAATTTTGGTTACATCCCGATACCCTTGATCATGGATTTTTTCGGGGTAAAAACCTTGGGGGTACTTTTTGTATTTAATCTCGGGGTGGATGTTGCGATTTGGACGGTCGGGATCAGTCTGTTAACCGGGGCAAATCCTTTTAAAGAATGGCGCCGTCTTTTCAGCGGACCGCTGATCGCAATTTTTTTGGGGTTGATACTGAATTTATTAGTAGAGAGGAGTCACATTCCCGTCACTTGTATTACCCTGATGCAAATGCTGGGAGGTGCGGCGATCCCGGTGATCCTGCTTTTAATCGGGGCGGTGATGTATGACTATTTCCAGCCGGGTATCCTGAAAGAGGGGGTTTCTACCTCGTTAGGTGCGGCGTTTCTGCGTTTGATTTTTTTGCCGGCGATTTTCCTGATAGTGGCAAAGTTTTTACCTATGTCGGAGGAGCTGAGGCAAGTGATCGCGGTACAGGCGGCAATGGGCTCCGGGGTTTTTCCCTTAGTGATGACCCGCCATTATAAAGGGGATGTGCCGACAGCATTTCGCGTGATTTTTACGACGTCGATCTTGAGTTTGGTCACGATTCCCCTGTGGTTACGTTTCGGGTTATGGTTAATCCACTAA
- a CDS encoding DeoR/GlpR family DNA-binding transcription regulator, whose product MFAHERFQKITSLLDRKGRLSVQTLEKALGVSPATLRRDLTELEESGKLIRIHGGVMHPSYFNGEPSYEQKAQENRLDKQAIADTVIDLIPSNSSVFVDSGSTCMEIGRRLLRRKDLTIITNSIPLLTAAHSTQAQVICIGGQLRVVNQALVGELSTQWMEQLSADFAILSSSGLSLERGATTTELTEAQMKKLFMKRAEKTILVVDASKWGQNRPVAFAQFEDFDYWITSEGIPDEHLKMVKRTGVQVVVAVQGSKRNLTQKESIA is encoded by the coding sequence ATGTTCGCTCACGAGCGCTTTCAAAAAATAACTTCGCTTCTCGACCGGAAGGGCCGTCTGAGTGTGCAGACCCTTGAGAAAGCCTTGGGGGTTTCCCCTGCAACCCTGCGCCGTGACCTCACAGAGCTGGAGGAATCGGGTAAATTAATCAGGATTCATGGTGGGGTCATGCATCCATCCTATTTCAATGGGGAACCCAGTTACGAACAGAAAGCCCAGGAGAACCGTCTGGACAAACAGGCCATTGCCGATACGGTTATTGATCTTATTCCATCAAATTCCTCTGTATTTGTGGATTCCGGTTCGACATGTATGGAGATTGGTCGCCGCCTTTTACGGCGGAAGGATTTAACGATTATTACCAATTCCATTCCCCTTTTAACCGCGGCGCATAGCACCCAAGCCCAAGTGATTTGTATCGGGGGACAATTGCGCGTGGTGAACCAAGCTTTGGTTGGGGAGCTTTCCACGCAATGGATGGAGCAATTATCTGCGGATTTCGCCATTTTGAGTTCATCGGGGCTTTCGCTTGAACGGGGTGCCACAACCACAGAGCTTACCGAGGCACAGATGAAAAAGCTTTTCATGAAACGGGCCGAAAAGACGATTTTGGTGGTGGACGCCTCAAAATGGGGGCAGAATCGCCCTGTGGCATTTGCCCAATTTGAAGATTTTGATTACTGGATCACCTCTGAGGGCATTCCTGACGAACACCTTAAAATGGTCAAGCGGACCGGCGTCCAGGTGGTTGTCGCAGTACAGGGATCTAAGAGAAATTTAACCCAGAAGGAGTCGATCGCATGA
- a CDS encoding PAS domain S-box protein, with protein sequence MPEDKKPLPGNQDQDQTLQNFGPDSFRLIFECNPLPMYIYDVGTFRFQDVNPAAVRQYGYSKEEFSSMTIFDIRHAEDVLVLKEFLTEALQKFTHEAEWKHLKKDGTVIWVEVESHEFVFNGVKARLVFAKDITARKNTENELFSSKEFAERINHTVPDILYIFDSIERKNIFCNRSIFDRAGYTPEEIIEMGTKVIETVIYPDDYPAFIEHQGLYLGLNDGDVIDMEYRMILKGGGFRWFRSSEAVFKRDSGGAVCQVIGLCRDITERKTAEEASLASEARYRLLAEHSSDMICLLDEDLTLQYVSPSCSVIIGHDPEELIGQKIMEFVHPDEQILVGQHFSMLKDELSACSVTYRFACKGGDYKWLESTIKSLSAQGDDEMHLVCSSRDVSNRVKTQNALKENESRFRKVFESDLVGVFFTGAKGVIRDCNEYFLKMTGYSHEDIQAGRLKIDSLMMKRPGQTHEFVRERNNEGGPTLIEQEFIRKDGALAMALIGSDLVESNPENIYTVWFALDITERKIIEEKLKENEERFLQITENIYDVFWIWDAKTDLMVYVNPSYEKVWGRSVDKLLKDPLDWLEAIHPDDRPWVVKMSIQQGKDVLYDKEYRIVMADGSVRWIRDRGYPIRDDDGNVRRVAGIAHDITDKKSAEEQLIQSEAFFKSIFDGVDTMLAVIEKNDDGSLHCVALNNAFRKVVDTENCHILLENDVYECRRLLPQEAGDGLFALLEECLLKQETCEAELSITGEDDLFWWHTRFSPIYNSQGEVFRIILFIHAISDKKREDERNERNQRLESVGILAGGIAHDFNNFLSTIVMNASLVKNQEVIQSKTREYLDDILKVCDEAQQLTKQLLTFARGGAPIKQVTSLAELLTEASRFALRGSQIACEYNIPDDLFRVNADEGQIKQVIYNLALNARQVLGEGGKIKVYAENIELPSTGNQVTKFVSFSVADNGPGIPREVQRNIFNPYFTTKKNGTGLGLAISHSIIGKHGGSIQFSSSSTKGTVFSVTLPATDSQDTSPRRMSENVIEGQGLIVIMDDNEMILNTLAETIEVLGYQAVKTSHGEDCVEAFLKLKANGTRVDALILDLTIQGGIGGVETLRRLKQIDPEVRAIASSGYSEEETMMSFSQMGFKAALPKPYRLAELSIILSEVILKVD encoded by the coding sequence ATGCCAGAAGATAAAAAGCCTCTGCCGGGTAATCAAGATCAGGACCAAACCCTGCAAAATTTTGGTCCTGACTCATTCCGTTTGATTTTTGAGTGTAACCCTTTGCCGATGTATATTTATGACGTCGGGACATTTCGATTCCAGGACGTGAACCCTGCCGCTGTCCGCCAATACGGTTATTCCAAAGAAGAATTTTCATCGATGACTATTTTTGATATCAGGCATGCGGAAGATGTGCTTGTCCTCAAGGAATTCCTCACCGAGGCCTTACAAAAATTTACCCATGAAGCTGAATGGAAACATCTCAAGAAAGATGGGACGGTTATCTGGGTCGAGGTGGAGTCCCATGAGTTTGTTTTTAATGGTGTAAAAGCACGATTGGTATTCGCCAAGGATATTACAGCCCGCAAGAATACCGAGAATGAACTTTTCAGTAGTAAGGAATTTGCGGAAAGGATTAATCATACAGTCCCGGATATCCTGTATATTTTTGATAGCATCGAAAGGAAGAATATTTTTTGTAACCGGAGCATTTTTGACCGGGCGGGCTACACACCGGAAGAGATTATCGAAATGGGAACTAAAGTAATAGAAACAGTGATTTATCCCGATGATTATCCGGCATTTATCGAGCACCAGGGTCTGTATCTCGGACTCAATGACGGTGATGTGATCGATATGGAGTACCGTATGATCCTTAAAGGGGGCGGATTCCGCTGGTTCCGCAGTAGTGAGGCGGTTTTTAAGAGGGATAGTGGAGGTGCTGTGTGTCAAGTGATCGGTTTGTGCAGGGATATCACCGAAAGGAAAACGGCGGAGGAAGCCTCCCTTGCAAGTGAAGCCCGTTACCGTTTGCTTGCCGAGCATTCCTCGGACATGATTTGTCTTTTAGATGAGGATTTGACCCTTCAATATGTTTCGCCTTCGTGTAGTGTGATAATCGGTCATGATCCAGAAGAGTTAATTGGTCAGAAGATCATGGAGTTTGTTCATCCGGATGAGCAAATACTTGTTGGACAGCATTTCTCCATGCTCAAGGATGAGTTAAGTGCTTGTAGTGTTACCTATCGGTTTGCCTGTAAAGGGGGTGACTATAAGTGGCTAGAGTCCACTATAAAATCGCTTTCTGCCCAGGGTGATGATGAAATGCATCTTGTTTGCAGCAGTCGTGATGTGTCTAATAGGGTCAAGACACAAAATGCCCTCAAGGAAAATGAATCCCGGTTCAGAAAGGTTTTTGAGTCTGATCTTGTCGGTGTCTTTTTCACGGGGGCAAAAGGGGTGATCCGGGATTGTAATGAATATTTCCTAAAAATGACGGGTTACAGCCATGAGGATATCCAAGCGGGCAGACTCAAAATTGATTCCCTCATGATGAAACGGCCTGGTCAGACCCATGAGTTTGTCAGGGAGAGGAATAATGAAGGGGGGCCGACGTTGATCGAACAGGAGTTCATCCGTAAAGACGGGGCCTTGGCCATGGCACTGATCGGGAGTGATTTAGTCGAGAGTAATCCTGAGAATATTTATACGGTGTGGTTTGCCCTAGACATCACAGAGAGAAAAATCATAGAGGAAAAGCTTAAAGAAAATGAAGAGCGGTTCCTTCAGATTACGGAAAATATCTATGATGTTTTCTGGATATGGGATGCGAAGACCGACCTGATGGTCTATGTGAACCCATCGTATGAGAAGGTCTGGGGGAGATCGGTAGACAAACTACTTAAAGACCCGCTCGATTGGTTGGAGGCCATCCATCCCGATGACCGCCCTTGGGTAGTAAAAATGTCGATCCAGCAGGGGAAGGATGTCCTTTACGACAAGGAGTACCGGATAGTCATGGCTGACGGATCCGTCCGGTGGATTAGGGATAGGGGTTACCCCATCCGTGATGATGACGGAAACGTGCGGCGAGTGGCAGGAATCGCCCATGATATCACAGATAAAAAGTCTGCCGAGGAACAGCTTATCCAGAGTGAAGCTTTCTTTAAATCGATCTTTGACGGGGTAGATACCATGTTGGCAGTCATTGAGAAGAATGATGATGGGAGTTTACATTGTGTCGCACTGAATAACGCGTTCAGGAAGGTTGTCGACACGGAGAATTGTCACATCTTGCTGGAAAACGACGTTTATGAATGTAGGCGGCTCCTCCCGCAGGAAGCGGGAGACGGGTTGTTTGCACTTCTGGAAGAGTGTTTGCTGAAACAGGAGACATGCGAGGCGGAGCTGTCGATCACGGGGGAGGACGATCTTTTCTGGTGGCATACACGGTTTAGCCCTATTTATAATTCCCAAGGCGAGGTTTTCAGAATTATCCTTTTTATTCATGCCATCTCCGATAAAAAACGTGAGGATGAAAGGAATGAACGGAATCAAAGGCTCGAGTCAGTCGGGATTTTGGCAGGGGGTATAGCCCATGATTTCAATAACTTCTTGTCGACGATCGTGATGAATGCCTCCTTAGTGAAAAATCAAGAGGTTATCCAGTCTAAAACACGGGAGTATCTCGATGATATCCTCAAAGTTTGTGATGAAGCCCAGCAATTAACCAAGCAGCTCCTGACTTTTGCGCGAGGGGGGGCACCAATCAAACAGGTAACCAGCTTAGCAGAATTACTCACGGAAGCCTCCCGGTTTGCGCTCCGGGGTTCGCAAATTGCTTGCGAATACAATATTCCTGATGATTTATTCCGTGTGAATGCCGATGAAGGCCAGATCAAACAGGTTATATACAATCTCGCACTGAATGCACGGCAGGTGCTCGGTGAAGGTGGAAAAATCAAGGTCTATGCGGAGAATATCGAGTTACCCTCCACGGGCAATCAGGTGACTAAATTTGTTTCATTTTCAGTGGCCGATAATGGGCCGGGTATCCCGAGGGAAGTTCAAAGGAATATCTTTAACCCTTATTTCACCACCAAGAAAAATGGCACAGGATTGGGGTTGGCCATTAGCCATTCGATTATCGGTAAACACGGGGGAAGCATCCAGTTCTCCTCTTCATCCACAAAGGGAACTGTTTTTTCTGTGACCTTACCAGCTACGGATAGTCAGGATACATCCCCCCGCAGGATGTCCGAGAATGTGATCGAGGGACAGGGATTGATTGTGATTATGGATGATAATGAGATGATCCTGAATACTTTGGCGGAAACTATCGAGGTGCTCGGGTATCAGGCGGTCAAAACATCTCACGGAGAAGATTGTGTAGAGGCGTTTTTAAAGCTTAAAGCAAATGGAACCCGGGTTGATGCCTTAATTCTGGACTTGACGATCCAAGGAGGCATTGGTGGCGTCGAAACCCTCAGGCGATTGAAGCAGATTGATCCGGAGGTGAGGGCGATTGCTTCCAGCGGGTATTCGGAAGAAGAAACAATGATGAGTTTTTCCCAAATGGGCTTTAAAGCGGCTTTACCAAAGCCTTATCGTCTAGCGGAACTCTCGATTATCCTCTCGGAAGTCATCCTGAAGGTAGACTGA